A portion of the Corticium candelabrum chromosome 5, ooCorCand1.1, whole genome shotgun sequence genome contains these proteins:
- the LOC134179563 gene encoding uncharacterized protein LOC134179563, protein MIRLGVSQTPIRRTPGFLSTGPSGLDSTQWKRLCTGFHTSSKDLCNALAAVARRISTEIVDPDGISALVACRLVPLNKNPGVRPIGVCETVRRIIGKAVLSVVKSDVLSATGTLQLCAGQIAGCEAAIHAMQSLFEDDNTEAILLVDATNAFNSLNRQLALKNISSTCPAIHTVLLNTYQQPSPLFVGGEVLLSREGTTQGDPLAMAMYALATVPLLKKVQTEGSTQVWYADDAAAGGKIQAVKQWWEKLSIHGEKFGYFPNAKKSWLIVKPNCLEEAKRVFSKTAVNITSEGRKYLGAALGTENFCNGYLSDAILDWTRQIDKLASIAQSQPQAAHSALSHGLLGRWIFTARTNQNFKTFAGLLESSIQSQLIPAITGRSAPGELERKLFSLPARLGGLGITDPTSLSSEYLNSRKMTAPLVDFILNQEITLGDAPDQQDSLKKQIRKHKGLEIKTLADNVRDNLSHQHKRMFELANEKGASNWLTVLPLEDHGFSLHKSAFRDALCLRYGWVPPHMSESCPCGGKMSVEHAMSCPTGGFPTIRHNEIRDMFSHLLSDVCHDVETEPTLQSLSGETFSLRSSSRDDDARLDISARGFWGGRFEKTYFDVRVFNPNATSYTCFEVASCYRRQEQEKKRKYEERLRKVENASFTPIILSCTGGMSKLTTSFTKKLASMISEKKDTPYGSVINWLRLLESHQQDMRVSDQLRNDLHKGRNQVEMLVTSHSVDIVRRKTQILSEENYVLL, encoded by the exons ATGATTCGCCTTGGTGTCTCACAAACACCAATCAGACGTACTCCTGGTTTCTTGTCAA CTGGTCCTTCTGGCCTTGACTCGACTCAATGGAAACGCCTGTGTACGGGATTTCACACTTCCTCCAaagatctctgtaatgctCTAGCTGCTGTTGCTCGTCGAATTTCAACAGAGATAGTAGATCCTGACGGTATCTCAGCTCTAGTGGCTTGTCGTCTTGTACCTCTgaacaaaaatcctggggtgagaccaattggtgtgtgtgagaCAGTTAGAAGAATTATTGGAAAGGCGGTTCTTTCTGTGGTCAAGTCTGACGTGCTCTCGGCAACCGGAACCTTGCAGCTTTGTGCAGGACAGATTGCTGGGTGTGAGGCTGCAATACATGCCATGCAGTCATTGTTTGAAGATGACAATACGGAAGCCATACTACTTGTAGATGCAACAAATGCCTTTAATAGCTTGAACCGTCAATTGGCTCTAAAGAACATCTCAAGCACTTGTCCAGCAATTCATACCGTATTGCTCAACACATATCAACAGCCTTCACCCCTATTCGTTGGTGGGGAAGTCTTGTTGTCGCGTGAGGGAACCACACAGGGAGATCCTCTCGCGATGGCAATGTACGCCTTGGCCACAGTACCTCTGCTGAAAAAAGTACAAACAGAAGGCAGCACCCAAGTCTGGTATGCCGATGATGCTGCAGCCGGAGGAAAGATACAAGCAGTCAAACAATGGTGGGAGAAACTCTCCATACATGGAGAAAAATTTGGATACTTTCCAAATGCCAAGAAATCCTGGTTGATCGTCAAACCGAATTGCCTTGAAGAAGCCAAACGTGTGTTCTCAAAAACGGCTGTGAACATCACCTCTGAAGGTCGAAAGTATTTAGGAGCTGCACTGGGAACTGAAAACTTCTGTAACGGCTATCTCAGTGATGCAATCTTAGACTGGACACGTCAGATTGACAAATTGGCTTCCATTGCCCAAAGTCAGCCACAAGCAGCTCATTCCGCATTAAGTCACGGTCTTCTGGGCAGGTGGATTTTTACTGCGAGAACAAATCAGAATTTCAAAACTTTTGCTGGGCTTTTAGAATCATCAATACAATCTCAACTGATTCCTGCTATAACTGGTCGTTCGGCCCCTGGAGAACTGGAAAGAAAACTCTTCTCCTTACCAGCCAGACTTGGTGGTCTGGGAATCACAGATCCAACTTCATTGTCTTCTGAATACTTAAACTCTCGAAAGATGACTGCACCGCTTGTTGACTTCATTTTGAATCAGGAGATCACTCTAGGAGATGCCCCAGATCAACAGGATTCTCTCAAAAAGCAAATTCGCAAGCACAAAGGGCTAGAAATCAAAACTCTTGCTGATAATGTTCGAGATAACCTCTCacaccaacataaaagaatgttCGAGTTAGCAAATGAAAAGGGGGCATCAAACTGGCTCACAGTGCTGCCATTGGAGGATCACGGCTTCTCATTACATAAGTCTGCATTCAGAGATGCTCTATGCCTCAGATATGGATGGGTCCCCCCTCATATGAGTGAATCTTGCCCTTGCGGTGGAAAAATGTCAGTGGAGCATGCTATGTCCTGCCCCACGGGAGGCTTTCCAACTATACGCCATAATGAAATCCGAGATATgttttctcatctgttgtctgatgtctgtcatgatgtggAAACGGAGCCCACGTTGCAATCACTAAGTGGAGAGACGTTCTCTTTACGTTCAAGCAGTcgagatgatgatgcaagaTTAGACATTTCGGCAAGAGGTTTTTGGGGAGGAAGATTTGAGAAGACATATTTTGATGTCCGGGTGTTTAACCCCAATGCCACCTCGTACACATGTtttgaagttgcatcatgctatagaagacaggaacaagagaagaaaaggaaatatgaagaaagactgagaaaagtagaaaatgcttcctttacacctattatcctttcttgcactggtggcatgagcaagcttacaacgtcatttaccaaaaagctggcctcaatgatatctgagaaaaaggacactccatacggtagcgtgatcaactggctaagat TGTTGGAAAGCCACCAGCAGGACATGAGAGTGAGTGATCAACTGAGAAATGATCTCCACAAGGGCAGAAATCAGGTAGAAATGCTGGTCACCAGCCATAGCGTAGACATAGTGCGTCGTAAAACTCAGATTTTGTCAGAAGAAAACTATGTTCTTCTATAG